In Trichomycterus rosablanca isolate fTriRos1 chromosome 20, fTriRos1.hap1, whole genome shotgun sequence, one DNA window encodes the following:
- the abhd15a gene encoding protein ABHD15, which yields MLEWIGVLLLAATVWPVLKYLGVLRAPVMVANEGSASDHRNGTEPKVHGQAGESTSSSGAASGTVVFTCKPSTLANYLLKHCSSFSKYLPIPAWHWRASPCLQTLWGFLWPCDCQVHFIRDYLQLSDDGLVALDWAVFGTKRRRTCSNSTSPILLIIPNSFGKITSNVLKLCEAALSHGYLPVVFNRRSQNGTPLNTIKLQEFGDPADLREAVRYIRYRQPVGRLYAVSESTGSGLLLSYLGECGSSSYVTAAACLSPIFRCQSWFENGPAWPCHWPILLYQKISLSRYRTVLGELVHVDSLFSSCSLRAMEEALFCQSGLKTAPADGAWEAYWERNDALRDVDEVAIPVLCVCSRDDPIRGEPRDTLPLELFESNPHFFLLLTESGGHSGFSTADQGPVFWSHRAVLEFFRATSDFFAAEERAKLQARRRGMNVAAKAFRHRSMSTYKKLPVCTHNIHTIYNWQRSYTR from the exons ATGCTGGAATGGATCGGTGTCCTCCTCCTGGCAGCCACGGTCTGGCCAGTCCTCAAATATTTGGGAGTCCTAAGGGCGCCTGTGATGGTAGCAAACGAAGGGAGCGCGTCGGACCATAGAAATGGGACGGAGCCTAAAGTGCATGGACAAGCAGGTGAATCAACATCATCATCAGGAGCAGCATCAGGCACTGTCGTGTTTACCTGCAAACCATCCACATTGGCCAACTATTTGCTCAAGCACtgctcaagttttagtaaatatCTGCCCATCCCGGCGTGGCACTGGAGGGCGAGTCCGTGTTTACAGACGCTTTGGGGGTTTTTATGGCCATGTGATTGCCAGGTCCATTTTATTCGGGATTATTTACAGCTGAGTGACGACGGCCTGGTTGCTCTGGACTGGGCTGTTTTTGGTACCAAAAGGAGGAGGACTTGCAGCAATTCCACCAGCCCCATCCTTCTGATCATCCCCAACTCTTTTGGAAAGATCACCAGTAATGTGCTGAAG CTCTGTGAGGCAGCCCTGAGTCACGGCTACCTCCCCGTGGTGTTTAACCGGCGCAGTCAGAATGGAACTCCGCTCAACACTATCAAGCTGCAGGAGTTCGGAGACCCAGCTGATCTGCGTGAAGCGGTCCGCTATATTCGCTACCGCCAGCCTGTGGGCCGCCTCTACGCGGTGAGCGAGAGCACCGGTTCAGGACTGCTTCTGTCTTATCTGGGCGAGTGTGGTTCATCAAGTTATGTGACCGCCGCCGCCTGCCTGTCACCCATCTTCCGCTGCCAGAGCTGGTTCGAGAATGGTCCTGCCTGGCCCTGTCATTGGCCAATTCTGCTCTACCAGAAGATCAGCCTCAGCAG GTACAGGACAGTGCTGGGGGAGCTGGTTCACGTCGACAGTCTGTTCTCCAGCTGTTCCCTGAGGGCCATGGAGGAGGCGTTGTTCTGTCAGTCCGGTCTGAAAACGGCGCCTGCTGACGGAGCCTGGGAGGCCTACTGGGAACGTAACGACGCGCTAAGGGACGTGGACGAGGTGGCCATCCCTGTGCTGTGCGTGTGCAGCCGTGACGACCCCATACGCGGCGAGCCTCGGGACACGCTGCCCCTCGAGCTCTTCGAGAGTAACCCTCActtcttcctgctgctgacaGAAAGCGGAGGCCACAGCGGCTTCTCTACCGCTGACCAAGGCCCCGTATTCTGGAGCCACCGGGCCGTTCTTGAATTCTTTAGAGCCACTAGTGACTTCTTCGCCGCCGAGGAGCGGGCTAAGCTGCAGGCCAGGCGGCGAGGGATGAACGTGGCAGCCAAGGCTTTCCGGCATCGCAGTATGAGCACGTACAAGAAGTTACCGGTTTGCACGCATAACATTCACACCATTTATAACTGGCAGAGGTCTTACACTAGATGA